In Periplaneta americana isolate PAMFEO1 chromosome 4, P.americana_PAMFEO1_priV1, whole genome shotgun sequence, one DNA window encodes the following:
- the LOC138698546 gene encoding histone deacetylase 8-like: MRANMSPCDGKSTDMTDLKEGNICSRKVVYICDQRLFKECDKIPNVCGRASLVHNLIKSYNLLPHMQITPSKPASEDHLTSFHSRNYIEFLQEVDKCNDLEKYEDDQLEYGLGYDCPLIEGIYGFVETIAGASITAAQALVDGLATAAINWCGGWHHAQRDEAEGFCYINDIVLAIHKLREKFNRILYIDFDLHHGNGVENAFAFTRNVLTLSLHKYEPGFYPGSGSLQDVGSGRGKFYTVNVPLKEGIRDENYCVVFNCVTSKICSTFRPNAVVVQCGADGINGDPACAFNLTPHGIGQCVEKILSWNLPTLFLGGGGYHLPNTARCWTYLTSIITGFQIDSSIPDTNLDFMHYSPDFELDVAPGNRSDLNSSAEVKQLGETICKNLDNIAEENKENNQHEF; this comes from the exons aTGCGCGCTAATATGAGTCCGTGTGAC GGTAAATCGACAGACATGACAGACTTGAAGGAAGGAAATATATGTTCCCGGAAGGTTGTGTATATATGTGATCAGCGGTTGTTTAAAGAATGTGATAAGATTCCTAATGTTTGCGGAAGG GCTAGTCTAGTACACAACCTCATTAAGTCTTATAATTTATTGCCGCACATGCAAATTACACCTTCGAAACCGGCTTCAGAAGACCATTTGACATCCTTTCATTCGAGAAACTACATTGAGTTTCTTCAGGAAGTGGACAAGTGTAACGATTTGGAGAAATATGAAGATGATCAGTTGGAATACGGATTAG GTTATGACTGCCCACTTATTGAAGGAATCTATGGTTTTGTTGAGACGATAGCAGGTGCTTCTATAACAGCTGCACAAGCACTTGTGGACGGTCTAGCAACTGCTGCAATCAATTGGTGTGGGGGCTGGCACCATGCACAGAG ggATGAAGCAGAAGGCTTCTGTTACATCAACGACATTGTTCTAGCCATTCATAAACTGAGAGAGAAATTTAATCGCATCCTGTACATTGACTTCGATCTACATCATG GCAATGGAGTGGAGAATGCATTCGCCTTCACACGGAATGTGCTGACTCTGTCCTTGCACAAATATGAACCAGGCTTCTATCCAGGTTCTGGCAGCTTGCAAGATGTGGGTTCAGGTCGAGGGAAGTTCTATACAGTCAACGTACCGCTCAAAGAAGGAATAAGGGATGAAAATTACTGTGTCGTCTTCAATTG TGTAACCAGCAAGATCTGTTCTACTTTCCGTCCAAATGCTGTGGTGGTACAGTGTGGAGCAGACGGCATAAATGGGGACCCAGCATGTGCCTTCAACCTCACTCCCCATGGTATTGGCCAGTGTGTCGAGAAAATTTTATCCTGGAATCTGCCAACTCTGTTTCTTGGAGGAG GAGGTTATCACCTGCCCAATACTGCTCGTTGTTGGACTTACCTCACATCCATTATCACTGGCTTCCAGATCGACTCGTCCATACCAGACACAAATTTG GACTTCATGCATTATAGCCCTGATTTTGAATTGGATGTCGCTCCTGGGAACCGATCAGACCTCAACTCTTCCGCAGAGGTGAAGCAACTTGGAGAAACCATCTGCA AAAATCTGGACAATATTGcagaagagaacaaggagaacaaccAACATGAATTCTAG